A single genomic interval of Hevea brasiliensis isolate MT/VB/25A 57/8 chromosome 4, ASM3005281v1, whole genome shotgun sequence harbors:
- the LOC110635269 gene encoding G-protein coupled receptor 1 isoform X3: MAMVQVAGNLTAHDRQILTSVNAGASSLSFVGSSFIVLCYVLFKELRKFSFKLVFYLALSDMLCSFFSIVGDPSKGFFCIAQGYSTHFFCVASFLWTTTIAFTLHRTVVKHKTDVEDLEAMFHLYVWGTSLVMTVIRSIGNNHGHLGAWCWTEIGRTRKVIRMLNNATRMAVGMSDRAYQFDARPDMKALNRWGYYPLILIGSWAFGTINRIHDFVAPGHKILWLSVLDVGTAALMGLFNSIAYGLNSSVRRAICERLDLFWPDRLRRWFPPGFKFRNQVQESELVSLKIQDQH, from the exons ATGGCGATGGTGCAGGTCGCCGGTAACCTCACGGCTCACGATCGGCAGATTCTTACGTCGGTGAACGCAGGGGCATCTAGTCTTTCATTTGTAGGGTCCAGCTTCATAGTTCTATGTTATGTCCTCTTCAAAGAGCTACGCAAGTTCTCCTTCAAGCTTGTATTCTATCTCGCCCTCTCC GACATGCTTTGCAGTTTCTTCAGCATAGTTGG GGATCCTTCCAAAGGATTCTTTTGTATTGCTCAGGGCTACAGCACACATTTCTTCTGTGTAGCATCTTTTCTGTGGACCACGACTATTGCTTTTACTCTTCATCGTACTGTTGTTAAACACAAAACAGATGTTGAAGACTTGGAGGCCATGTTTCATTTGTATGTTTGGG GAACGTCATTGGTTATGACTGTAATACGCTCCATTGGTAAtaatcatggacatttaggtgcaTGGTGTTGGACAGAAATAGGGAGAACAAGAAAG GTCATACGCATGCTAAATAATGCAACACGT ATGGCAGTAGGCATGTCAGACCGAGCATATCAATTTGATGCAAGACCAGACATGAAG GCTTTGAACCGATGGGGATACTATCCACTCATCCTAATAGGATCATGGGCTTTTGGCACAATCAACCGCATTCATGATTTTGTTGCACCAGGCCACAAAATCCTTTGGCTCTCAGTTCTTGATGTTGGAACAGCTGCTCTTATG GGACTCTTCAACTCGATAGCATATGGTCTGAACTCTTCCGTGCGTCGGGCAATATGTGAAAGATTGGATCT GTTCTGGCCAGACAGGCTGCGAAGATGGTTCCCTCCTGGTTTTAAATTCAGGAATCAAGTGCAAGAGAGTGAACTAGTTTCGTTGAAAATTCAAGATCAGCATTAA
- the LOC110635269 gene encoding G-protein coupled receptor 1 isoform X4, protein MAMVQVAGNLTAHDRQILTSVNAGASSLSFVGSSFIVLCYVLFKELRKFSFKLVFYLALSDMLCSFFSIVGDPSKGFFCIAQGYSTHFFCVASFLWTTTIAFTLHRTVVKHKTDVEDLEAMFHLYVWGTSLVMTVIRSIGNNHGHLGAWCWTEIGRTRKMAVGMSDRAYQFDARPDMKALNRWGYYPLILIGSWAFGTINRIHDFVAPGHKILWLSVLDVGTAALMGLFNSIAYGLNSSVRRAICERLDLFWPDRLRRWFPPGFKFRNQVQESELVSLKIQDQH, encoded by the exons ATGGCGATGGTGCAGGTCGCCGGTAACCTCACGGCTCACGATCGGCAGATTCTTACGTCGGTGAACGCAGGGGCATCTAGTCTTTCATTTGTAGGGTCCAGCTTCATAGTTCTATGTTATGTCCTCTTCAAAGAGCTACGCAAGTTCTCCTTCAAGCTTGTATTCTATCTCGCCCTCTCC GACATGCTTTGCAGTTTCTTCAGCATAGTTGG GGATCCTTCCAAAGGATTCTTTTGTATTGCTCAGGGCTACAGCACACATTTCTTCTGTGTAGCATCTTTTCTGTGGACCACGACTATTGCTTTTACTCTTCATCGTACTGTTGTTAAACACAAAACAGATGTTGAAGACTTGGAGGCCATGTTTCATTTGTATGTTTGGG GAACGTCATTGGTTATGACTGTAATACGCTCCATTGGTAAtaatcatggacatttaggtgcaTGGTGTTGGACAGAAATAGGGAGAACAAGAAAG ATGGCAGTAGGCATGTCAGACCGAGCATATCAATTTGATGCAAGACCAGACATGAAG GCTTTGAACCGATGGGGATACTATCCACTCATCCTAATAGGATCATGGGCTTTTGGCACAATCAACCGCATTCATGATTTTGTTGCACCAGGCCACAAAATCCTTTGGCTCTCAGTTCTTGATGTTGGAACAGCTGCTCTTATG GGACTCTTCAACTCGATAGCATATGGTCTGAACTCTTCCGTGCGTCGGGCAATATGTGAAAGATTGGATCT GTTCTGGCCAGACAGGCTGCGAAGATGGTTCCCTCCTGGTTTTAAATTCAGGAATCAAGTGCAAGAGAGTGAACTAGTTTCGTTGAAAATTCAAGATCAGCATTAA
- the LOC110635269 gene encoding G-protein coupled receptor 1 isoform X2, which translates to MAMVQVAGNLTAHDRQILTSVNAGASSLSFVGSSFIVLCYVLFKELRKFSFKLVFYLALSDMLCSFFSIVGDPSKGFFCIAQGYSTHFFCVASFLWTTTIAFTLHRTVVKHKTDVEDLEAMFHLYVWGTSLVMTVIRSIGNNHGHLGAWCWTEIGRTRKLRQHLQHDRKFQMAVGMSDRAYQFDARPDMKALNRWGYYPLILIGSWAFGTINRIHDFVAPGHKILWLSVLDVGTAALMGLFNSIAYGLNSSVRRAICERLDLFWPDRLRRWFPPGFKFRNQVQESELVSLKIQDQH; encoded by the exons ATGGCGATGGTGCAGGTCGCCGGTAACCTCACGGCTCACGATCGGCAGATTCTTACGTCGGTGAACGCAGGGGCATCTAGTCTTTCATTTGTAGGGTCCAGCTTCATAGTTCTATGTTATGTCCTCTTCAAAGAGCTACGCAAGTTCTCCTTCAAGCTTGTATTCTATCTCGCCCTCTCC GACATGCTTTGCAGTTTCTTCAGCATAGTTGG GGATCCTTCCAAAGGATTCTTTTGTATTGCTCAGGGCTACAGCACACATTTCTTCTGTGTAGCATCTTTTCTGTGGACCACGACTATTGCTTTTACTCTTCATCGTACTGTTGTTAAACACAAAACAGATGTTGAAGACTTGGAGGCCATGTTTCATTTGTATGTTTGGG GAACGTCATTGGTTATGACTGTAATACGCTCCATTGGTAAtaatcatggacatttaggtgcaTGGTGTTGGACAGAAATAGGGAGAACAAGAAAG TTGAGGCAACACTTACAACATGATCGGAAATTTCAGATGGCAGTAGGCATGTCAGACCGAGCATATCAATTTGATGCAAGACCAGACATGAAG GCTTTGAACCGATGGGGATACTATCCACTCATCCTAATAGGATCATGGGCTTTTGGCACAATCAACCGCATTCATGATTTTGTTGCACCAGGCCACAAAATCCTTTGGCTCTCAGTTCTTGATGTTGGAACAGCTGCTCTTATG GGACTCTTCAACTCGATAGCATATGGTCTGAACTCTTCCGTGCGTCGGGCAATATGTGAAAGATTGGATCT GTTCTGGCCAGACAGGCTGCGAAGATGGTTCCCTCCTGGTTTTAAATTCAGGAATCAAGTGCAAGAGAGTGAACTAGTTTCGTTGAAAATTCAAGATCAGCATTAA
- the LOC110635269 gene encoding G-protein coupled receptor 1 isoform X1, with translation MAMVQVAGNLTAHDRQILTSVNAGASSLSFVGSSFIVLCYVLFKELRKFSFKLVFYLALSDMLCSFFSIVGDPSKGFFCIAQGYSTHFFCVASFLWTTTIAFTLHRTVVKHKTDVEDLEAMFHLYVWGTSLVMTVIRSIGNNHGHLGAWCWTEIGRTRKAIHFITFYAPLWGAILYNGFTYFQVIRMLNNATRMAVGMSDRAYQFDARPDMKALNRWGYYPLILIGSWAFGTINRIHDFVAPGHKILWLSVLDVGTAALMGLFNSIAYGLNSSVRRAICERLDLFWPDRLRRWFPPGFKFRNQVQESELVSLKIQDQH, from the exons ATGGCGATGGTGCAGGTCGCCGGTAACCTCACGGCTCACGATCGGCAGATTCTTACGTCGGTGAACGCAGGGGCATCTAGTCTTTCATTTGTAGGGTCCAGCTTCATAGTTCTATGTTATGTCCTCTTCAAAGAGCTACGCAAGTTCTCCTTCAAGCTTGTATTCTATCTCGCCCTCTCC GACATGCTTTGCAGTTTCTTCAGCATAGTTGG GGATCCTTCCAAAGGATTCTTTTGTATTGCTCAGGGCTACAGCACACATTTCTTCTGTGTAGCATCTTTTCTGTGGACCACGACTATTGCTTTTACTCTTCATCGTACTGTTGTTAAACACAAAACAGATGTTGAAGACTTGGAGGCCATGTTTCATTTGTATGTTTGGG GAACGTCATTGGTTATGACTGTAATACGCTCCATTGGTAAtaatcatggacatttaggtgcaTGGTGTTGGACAGAAATAGGGAGAACAAGAAAG GCAATTCACTTTATAACATTTTATGCACCACTCTGGGGTGCAATACTTTACAATGGGTTTACATACTTTCAGGTCATACGCATGCTAAATAATGCAACACGT ATGGCAGTAGGCATGTCAGACCGAGCATATCAATTTGATGCAAGACCAGACATGAAG GCTTTGAACCGATGGGGATACTATCCACTCATCCTAATAGGATCATGGGCTTTTGGCACAATCAACCGCATTCATGATTTTGTTGCACCAGGCCACAAAATCCTTTGGCTCTCAGTTCTTGATGTTGGAACAGCTGCTCTTATG GGACTCTTCAACTCGATAGCATATGGTCTGAACTCTTCCGTGCGTCGGGCAATATGTGAAAGATTGGATCT GTTCTGGCCAGACAGGCTGCGAAGATGGTTCCCTCCTGGTTTTAAATTCAGGAATCAAGTGCAAGAGAGTGAACTAGTTTCGTTGAAAATTCAAGATCAGCATTAA